A DNA window from Siniperca chuatsi isolate FFG_IHB_CAS linkage group LG6, ASM2008510v1, whole genome shotgun sequence contains the following coding sequences:
- the calr3a gene encoding calreticulin 3a, whose protein sequence is MKLPVAILAVFASIAVAVDATVYFKEQFLDGDGWKSRWLESKHKSDYGQWKLSAGKFYGDAEADKGIQTSQDARFYALSARFEPFSNEGKPLVIQFTIKHEQKIDCGGGYVKIFPSDLDQSNMHGDSQYYIMFGPDICGYSTKKVHVIFNYKGQNHLIKKDIKCKDDELTHLYTLILNPDQTYEVRINNEKVESGSLEDDWDMLPPKKIKDPEAKKPSDWDDRAKIDDPSDTKPEDWDKPETIPDPDAKKPDDWDEDMDGEWEPPMITNPEYKGEWKPKQTDNPAYKGAWVHPEIDNPEYTHDATMYKFDNIGVLGLDLWQVKSGTIFDNFLITDDVKEAQEFGKETWGATKEPEKKMKEEQEDMERKLREEEEKSKKDTEGEEEEEEEEDGEEDEEEEGEHDEETDDDAGTEEEDGDVKQKDEL, encoded by the exons ATGAAGCTTCCAGTGGCGATTCTTGCAGTTTTTGCATCCATAGCTGTCGCTGTTGACGCTACTGTCTACTTCAAGGAGCAGTTTCTGGATGGAG ATGGATGGAAGAGCCGCTGGCTGGAGTCGAAGCACAAGTCAGACTATGGCCAATGGAAACTGAGCGCTGGAAAGTTCTATGGGGATGCTGAAGCTGATAAAG GTATCCAGACCAGCCAGGACGCCCGCTTTTACGCCCTGTCGGCCCGCTTTGAGCCCTTTAGCAACGAGGGAAAACCCCTGGTCATCCAGTTCACCATCAAGCACGAGCAGAAGATTGACTGCGGAGGTGGCTACGTCAAGATCTTCCCCTCTGACCTCGACCAGAGCAACATGCACGGAGACTCGCAGTATTACATCATGTTTG GGCCTGACATCTGTGGATACAGCACAAAGAAGGTTCACGTGATCTTCAACTACAAGGGCCAGAACCACCTCATCAAGAAAGACATCAAATGCAAG GATGACGAGCTGACCCATCTGTACACGCTGATCCTGAATCCAGACCAGACATATGAGGTGAGGATCAACAATGAGAAGGTGGAGTCTGGCTCCCTGGAGGACGACTGGGACATGCTGCCCCCGAAGAAGATCAAGGACCCAGAGGCTAAGAAACCCAGTGACTGGGACGACAGGGCCAAGATCGACGACCCCAGTGACACCAAGCCTGAG GACTGGGACAAGCCAGAGACCATTCCTGACCCTGATGCCAAGAAGCCTGACGACTGGGACGAGGACATGGATGGAGAGTGGGAACCTCCAATGATCACCAACCCAGAGTATAAG GGTGAATGGAAACCCAAGCAGACTGACAACCCTGCCTACAAGGGAGCCTGGGTCCACCCTGAGATTGACAACCCAGAGTACACTCATGACGCCACCATGTACAAGTTTGATAACATTGGAGTACTGGGCCTGGATCTGTGGCAG GTTAAATCTGGCACCATCTTTGACAACTTCCTGATCACTGACGATGTCAAAGAAGCACAGGAGTTTGGGAAGGAAACCTGGGGAGCTACTAAG GAACcagagaagaagatgaaggaggagcaggaggacaTGGAGAGGAaactgagggaggaggaggagaagagcaaGAAGGACActgaaggtgaggaggaggaggaggaggaggaagacggcgaggaggatgaggaggaagagggagagcaCGACGAGGAGACGGACGATGACGCTGggacagaagaggaggatggCGACGTCAAACAGAAAGACGAGTTGTAG